One stretch of Jiangella gansuensis DSM 44835 DNA includes these proteins:
- a CDS encoding holo-ACP synthase: MIVGVGIDVVDVRRFAETLERTPAFARRVFTAGEQARSIASQAARFAAKEALAKALGAPSGLLWQDAEVVSDDDGRPWFEVRGSVRARCDALGVRTVHLSLSHDAGVASAMVVLEGGPA; this comes from the coding sequence GTGATCGTGGGCGTGGGAATCGACGTCGTCGACGTCCGGCGGTTCGCCGAGACGCTGGAGCGGACGCCGGCGTTCGCGCGGCGGGTCTTCACCGCCGGTGAGCAGGCCCGCTCCATAGCGTCGCAGGCGGCCCGGTTCGCCGCGAAGGAGGCGCTCGCCAAGGCGCTCGGCGCGCCGTCCGGTCTGCTCTGGCAGGACGCCGAGGTAGTCAGCGACGACGACGGCCGCCCCTGGTTCGAGGTGCGCGGCTCGGTGCGTGCGCGCTGCGACGCGCTGGGGGTGCGGACGGTGCACCTGTCGCTGTCGCACGACGCCGGCGTCGCGTCGGCCATGGTCGTGCTGGAAGGAGGGCCGGCGTGA
- the rimI gene encoding ribosomal protein S18-alanine N-acetyltransferase → MVDVRLRPMRWWDIETVAPLEQELFAGDPPWSAEQFWSELAGVPETRWYVVAEAGDEVVGYAGLAAPALAGDPADVLTIAVAPSTQRAGVGTRLLEALETEARRRGAAELLLEVRADNDPAQAFYQRHGFEPIAVRRNYYAGHRDGLVLRKRLPG, encoded by the coding sequence GTGGTCGACGTCCGGCTGCGACCGATGCGCTGGTGGGACATCGAGACCGTGGCGCCGCTGGAGCAGGAGCTGTTCGCCGGCGACCCGCCCTGGAGCGCCGAGCAGTTCTGGTCCGAACTCGCCGGGGTACCGGAGACCCGCTGGTACGTCGTGGCCGAGGCCGGCGACGAGGTGGTCGGCTATGCCGGGCTGGCGGCGCCGGCCCTGGCCGGTGACCCCGCCGACGTCCTCACCATCGCCGTCGCCCCGTCCACACAACGCGCCGGCGTCGGGACGCGGCTGCTGGAGGCTCTGGAGACCGAGGCGCGCCGGCGCGGCGCCGCCGAACTGCTGCTGGAGGTGCGTGCTGACAACGACCCGGCGCAGGCCTTCTACCAGCGGCACGGCTTCGAGCCCATCGCGGTCCGGCGCAATTACTACGCCGGACACCGGGACGGGCTCGTGCTGCGCAAGCGGCTGCCGGGATAA
- a CDS encoding alpha/beta fold hydrolase, with protein sequence MSRLVAAGRAAGLIGTWLGVATTGAAVGFAAERYVMGRSLKKDDPHAAEPFGTLRGEPRVVATDDGVALYVEVDAAGEAGDGLTLVFCHGFALTQDAWHFQRRDLRGSARLVFWDQRGHGRSGPLPEDSELSFQRLGTDLGQVIDAVAPDGPVILVGHSMGGMTLQALAEARPELFGDRVVGVALIATSGQKLDVSGLGLPGYLGKLAGRAAPGAVTVLARRPHLVDHGRRMGSDLAYVLTRRYAFAEGGSPRLVEFTAMMNAAVPFDVVATFFPLFGELGAAGALPALSKVPTLVVAAEHDQMTPVRHGRELAESLTDVEYIEATDAGHMVVLERHELVTQGLRDLVARVRRGAGAPRRTSTRVAAVKRPAPAAKRPKRGKGNR encoded by the coding sequence GTGAGCAGGCTCGTCGCCGCCGGCCGGGCGGCCGGCCTCATCGGCACCTGGCTGGGCGTGGCCACCACGGGTGCGGCCGTCGGCTTCGCCGCCGAGCGTTACGTCATGGGCCGGTCGCTGAAGAAGGACGACCCGCATGCGGCGGAGCCGTTCGGCACGCTGCGCGGTGAGCCGCGGGTCGTCGCCACCGACGACGGCGTCGCCCTGTACGTCGAGGTGGACGCTGCCGGCGAGGCCGGTGACGGCCTCACGCTGGTGTTCTGCCACGGGTTCGCCCTGACTCAGGACGCCTGGCATTTCCAGCGTCGCGACCTGCGCGGCAGCGCCCGGCTGGTGTTCTGGGACCAACGTGGGCACGGCCGCTCCGGCCCGTTGCCGGAGGACTCCGAGTTGTCGTTCCAGCGGCTGGGCACCGACCTCGGGCAGGTGATCGACGCCGTCGCGCCGGACGGGCCGGTGATCCTGGTCGGTCACTCCATGGGCGGCATGACGCTGCAGGCGCTGGCCGAGGCCCGGCCGGAACTGTTCGGCGACCGCGTCGTCGGTGTCGCGCTCATCGCCACCAGCGGCCAGAAGCTCGACGTGTCGGGTCTGGGCCTGCCCGGATACCTCGGCAAGCTGGCCGGGCGGGCCGCTCCCGGCGCGGTCACGGTGCTGGCGCGCCGTCCCCACCTCGTCGACCACGGCCGGCGCATGGGCAGCGACCTCGCCTACGTGCTCACCCGCAGGTACGCGTTCGCCGAGGGCGGCTCGCCGCGGCTGGTCGAGTTCACCGCCATGATGAACGCGGCCGTGCCGTTCGACGTCGTCGCGACGTTCTTCCCGCTCTTCGGTGAGCTCGGCGCCGCCGGTGCCCTGCCGGCGTTGTCGAAGGTCCCGACTCTCGTGGTGGCTGCCGAACACGACCAGATGACTCCGGTGCGGCACGGCCGCGAGCTCGCCGAGTCGCTCACCGACGTCGAGTACATCGAGGCCACTGATGCCGGGCACATGGTCGTGCTGGAACGGCACGAACTCGTCACCCAGGGCCTGCGCGACCTCGTCGCCCGGGTCCGCCGCGGCGCGGGGGCGCCACGCCGCACCAGCACCAGGGTCGCTGCGGTCAAGCGGCCGGCACCCGCCGCCAAGCGGCCGAAACGTGGGAAGGGAAACCGGTGA
- the alr gene encoding alanine racemase: protein MTDEYGRGPVPHAQVRVDLAAIRDNVAELSARVGPAAVMTVVKADAYGHGLVPAARAAQAGGATWLGTAVLAEALALRAAGVTGRLMAWLSAPGERWADALAADVDVSASAPWAVTEIAAAARETGRTARLHLKLDSGLGRSGAPVTAWPELVETALKAQAEGLVEVVGLWSHLACADEPGHPANASQSAAFHEAVGLARRQGARPEVLHLANSAAALTMPDAHFDLVRVGLAAYGLSPVPQAVTPADVGLRPAMSVRARLALVKRVPAGQGVSYGHLYRTDRESTLALVPLGYADGVPRHGSGGSAGVGAPVLVSGVTRRVAGRVCMDQFVVDLRDDDARAGDEVVLFGDPAAGEPSAQHWAGACGTISYEIVTRFAPRLPRVYVGADLAEPR from the coding sequence GTGACCGACGAGTACGGCCGGGGTCCGGTGCCGCACGCTCAGGTGCGGGTCGACCTCGCCGCCATCCGCGACAACGTGGCGGAGCTGTCCGCGCGGGTCGGCCCGGCCGCGGTCATGACGGTCGTGAAGGCCGACGCGTACGGGCACGGCCTGGTGCCCGCGGCCAGGGCCGCCCAGGCCGGCGGGGCCACCTGGCTGGGCACCGCGGTGCTGGCGGAGGCGCTGGCGCTGCGGGCGGCCGGGGTCACCGGCCGGCTGATGGCGTGGCTGTCGGCACCGGGCGAGCGGTGGGCCGACGCGTTGGCGGCCGACGTCGACGTCTCCGCGTCGGCGCCGTGGGCGGTCACCGAGATCGCCGCGGCGGCGCGCGAGACCGGCCGCACGGCCCGGCTGCATCTGAAGCTCGACTCCGGGCTGGGCCGCTCCGGTGCTCCGGTGACTGCCTGGCCCGAACTGGTCGAGACGGCGCTGAAAGCCCAGGCCGAAGGGTTGGTGGAGGTTGTCGGCCTGTGGTCGCACCTGGCCTGCGCCGACGAGCCCGGGCACCCGGCCAACGCAAGCCAGAGCGCGGCCTTCCACGAGGCGGTGGGGCTGGCGCGTCGGCAGGGTGCCCGGCCGGAGGTGCTGCACCTGGCCAACTCCGCGGCCGCTCTGACCATGCCGGACGCGCACTTCGACCTGGTCCGGGTCGGCCTGGCCGCCTATGGCCTGTCACCGGTGCCCCAGGCGGTCACTCCTGCCGACGTGGGGTTGCGCCCGGCGATGTCGGTGCGGGCCCGGCTGGCGTTGGTCAAGCGCGTCCCGGCCGGTCAGGGCGTCTCGTACGGCCACCTGTACCGCACCGATCGTGAGTCCACCCTGGCGCTGGTGCCGCTCGGCTATGCCGACGGAGTGCCGAGGCACGGTTCCGGCGGCTCGGCCGGCGTGGGTGCTCCAGTGCTGGTGTCCGGGGTGACCCGGCGGGTGGCCGGCCGGGTGTGCATGGACCAGTTCGTGGTCGACCTGCGTGACGACGATGCCCGCGCCGGTGACGAGGTCGTGCTCTTCGGCGACCCGGCGGCAGGGGAGCCGTCGGCACAGCACTGGGCCGGGGCCTGCGGCACCATCTCGTACGAGATCGTCACCCGGTTCGCGCCGCGGCTGCCGCGCGTGTACGTCGGCGCCGACCTCGCGGAGCCCCGGTGA
- a CDS encoding GNAT family N-acetyltransferase, which yields MGELSLVGGMAGEHVVLRPVGADDVPVLLHIISTPEVKQWWDAADLEEGWPLSDGSASTRFTILAGRRIAGLIQYWENDDPRDRHAGMEIFLDPDLHGRGLGRDAMRTLAQHLFDERGHHRIVIDPAATNEVAIRCCAAVGFRPVGMMHQRERHTSSIRDGLVMDLLSSEFG from the coding sequence ATGGGCGAATTGAGTCTCGTGGGCGGAATGGCCGGCGAGCACGTCGTCCTGCGGCCGGTGGGCGCCGATGACGTCCCGGTTCTGCTGCACATCATCAGCACCCCCGAGGTCAAGCAGTGGTGGGACGCCGCCGACCTCGAGGAGGGCTGGCCGCTGTCGGACGGGTCGGCCTCCACCAGGTTCACCATCCTGGCCGGCCGCCGCATCGCCGGGCTCATCCAATACTGGGAGAACGACGACCCCCGCGACCGGCACGCCGGCATGGAGATCTTCCTCGACCCCGACCTGCACGGTCGCGGGTTGGGCCGCGACGCGATGCGCACCCTCGCCCAGCACCTGTTCGACGAGCGCGGCCACCACCGCATCGTCATCGACCCCGCCGCCACCAACGAGGTCGCCATCCGCTGCTGCGCCGCCGTCGGTTTCCGCCCGGTCGGCATGATGCACCAGCGGGAACGGCACACCAGCAGCATCCGCGACGGCCTGGTGATGGACCTGCTGTCCTCGGAGTTCGGCTGA
- a CDS encoding pentapeptide repeat-containing protein — protein MSDAVGAAVAERLAAGGELLDADLAGQDLSELLAEPAPQPRVFRRCDLAEADLSNATLLSATFEACTLDGANLRRAVLDGATFTGGSAARADFSYGDVSDATFDGVDLANTAWRGTMIAGAAFTGCRLVGARFDESRGLGCTFRRCNLMLAGLHGISLRGQELDGLRLDDAVLSGADLRDTVWTESRLRGALLRAAELDGADLRGADLGDFSWQDAHLLSGATISPTQAAAILGQLGIVVDG, from the coding sequence ATGAGCGACGCCGTCGGCGCTGCCGTGGCCGAGCGGCTGGCCGCCGGTGGCGAACTGCTCGACGCCGATCTGGCCGGGCAGGACCTGTCCGAGCTGCTGGCGGAACCGGCACCGCAGCCACGGGTGTTCCGCCGCTGCGACCTCGCCGAGGCAGACCTGTCCAACGCCACGCTGCTGAGTGCGACGTTCGAGGCGTGCACGCTCGACGGTGCCAACCTGCGCCGGGCGGTCCTCGACGGCGCCACGTTCACCGGCGGGTCGGCCGCCCGCGCCGACTTCTCCTACGGCGACGTCTCCGACGCCACCTTCGACGGTGTCGATCTCGCCAACACGGCCTGGCGCGGCACCATGATCGCCGGCGCCGCGTTCACCGGCTGCCGCCTGGTCGGGGCCCGGTTCGACGAGTCCCGCGGGCTGGGCTGCACGTTCCGCCGCTGCAACCTCATGCTGGCCGGGCTGCACGGCATCAGCCTGCGTGGCCAGGAACTCGACGGCCTGCGGCTCGACGACGCCGTGCTGTCCGGGGCCGATCTCCGCGACACCGTGTGGACCGAGTCGCGGCTGCGCGGTGCCCTGCTGCGGGCGGCCGAGCTGGACGGGGCCGACCTGCGTGGCGCCGACCTCGGCGACTTCTCCTGGCAGGACGCCCACCTGCTGTCCGGTGCGACCATCAGCCCGACCCAGGCCGCGGCCATCCTCGGCCAACTCGGCATCGTCGTCGACGGCTGA
- the glmS gene encoding glutamine--fructose-6-phosphate transaminase (isomerizing), whose translation MCGIVGYAGHRPALDVVVEGLRRLEYRGYDSAGVAVVADGALASAKRAGKLANLEKALEERPLPTSGTGLGHTRWATHGSPNDRNAHPHLDESGQVAVIHNGIIENFARLRAELEESGVRFASETDTEVVAHLLASEVAGGADLVDAMRVVCRRLDGAFTLLAVHAEVPDRVVAARRNSPLVVGIGEGENFLASDVSAFIAHTREAMEVGEGQIVEITPDDVTLTDFYGDVVEEKRYHVDWDASAAEKDGYDYFMLKEIAEQPKAVANTLLGRVGNDGLLSLDEMRLSDEELREVDKVVVVACGTAYHAGMVAKYAIEHWTRLPCEVELASEFRYRDPVVDRQTLVIAISQSGETMDTLMALRYAREQGARVLAICNTNGATIPRESDAVLYTYAGPEVAVASTKAFLTQMIACFLVGLYLGQVRGTKWGDEIRSVVRDLADLPAKVDVVLETMEPVRELARDLASATSVLFLGRHVGYPVALEGALKLKELAYMHAEGFAAGELKHGPIALVEENVPIIVVVPSPKGRSVLHDKIVSNIQEVRARGARTIVIAEEGDEDVVPYADHLIRVPECPVLLQPVVSTVPLQVFACEMASARGFDVDQPRNLAKSVTVE comes from the coding sequence CCGACTGGAGTACCGCGGCTATGACTCCGCCGGGGTAGCCGTCGTCGCCGACGGCGCACTGGCCTCGGCCAAGCGCGCCGGCAAACTGGCCAATCTGGAGAAGGCGCTCGAGGAACGGCCGCTGCCCACTTCGGGAACCGGCCTCGGGCACACCCGGTGGGCCACGCACGGCTCGCCGAACGACCGCAACGCTCACCCGCACCTGGACGAGTCCGGTCAGGTGGCCGTCATCCACAACGGCATCATCGAGAACTTCGCCAGGCTCCGTGCCGAGCTGGAGGAGTCCGGCGTCCGGTTCGCCTCCGAGACCGACACCGAGGTCGTCGCGCACCTGCTCGCGTCCGAAGTCGCCGGGGGCGCCGACCTGGTGGACGCGATGCGCGTGGTCTGCCGCCGGCTCGACGGAGCGTTCACGCTGCTCGCCGTCCACGCCGAGGTGCCCGACCGGGTCGTCGCCGCGCGCCGCAACTCGCCGCTCGTCGTCGGCATCGGTGAGGGCGAGAACTTCCTCGCCTCCGACGTCTCCGCCTTCATCGCGCACACTCGCGAGGCCATGGAGGTCGGCGAGGGGCAGATCGTCGAGATCACCCCCGACGACGTCACGCTCACCGACTTCTACGGCGACGTCGTCGAAGAGAAGCGCTACCACGTCGACTGGGACGCGTCTGCCGCCGAGAAGGACGGCTACGACTACTTCATGCTCAAGGAGATCGCCGAACAGCCCAAGGCGGTCGCCAACACCCTGCTCGGACGGGTCGGCAACGACGGCCTGCTGTCGCTGGACGAGATGCGGCTGTCCGACGAGGAGCTGCGCGAGGTCGACAAGGTCGTGGTGGTCGCTTGCGGCACCGCGTACCACGCGGGCATGGTGGCCAAGTACGCCATCGAGCACTGGACCCGGCTGCCCTGCGAGGTCGAGCTGGCCAGCGAGTTCCGCTACCGCGACCCCGTCGTCGACCGGCAGACGCTGGTCATCGCCATCAGCCAGTCCGGTGAGACCATGGACACCCTGATGGCGCTGCGTTACGCACGCGAGCAGGGCGCCCGGGTGCTCGCCATCTGCAACACCAACGGCGCCACCATCCCGCGGGAATCCGACGCCGTGCTCTACACGTACGCAGGCCCCGAAGTGGCGGTCGCCTCCACCAAGGCGTTCCTGACGCAGATGATCGCCTGCTTCCTGGTCGGGCTGTACCTCGGGCAGGTCCGCGGCACCAAGTGGGGCGACGAGATCCGCTCCGTGGTGCGCGACCTGGCCGACCTGCCGGCCAAGGTCGACGTCGTGCTGGAGACCATGGAGCCGGTGCGCGAGCTGGCCCGCGACCTCGCCTCGGCGACCTCGGTGCTGTTCCTCGGCCGCCACGTCGGGTACCCGGTGGCGCTGGAGGGGGCGCTGAAGCTCAAGGAGCTGGCCTACATGCACGCCGAGGGCTTCGCCGCCGGCGAGCTCAAGCACGGCCCGATCGCCCTGGTCGAAGAGAACGTGCCGATCATCGTCGTCGTCCCGTCGCCGAAGGGGCGCTCGGTGCTGCACGACAAGATCGTCAGCAACATCCAGGAGGTCCGGGCCCGCGGCGCGCGCACCATCGTCATCGCCGAGGAGGGCGACGAGGACGTCGTGCCGTACGCCGACCACCTGATCCGGGTGCCCGAGTGCCCGGTGCTGCTGCAGCCGGTGGTCTCGACGGTGCCGCTGCAGGTGTTCGCCTGCGAGATGGCCAGCGCCCGCGGCTTCGACGTCGACCAGCCGCGCAACCTGGCCAAGAGCGTCACGGTCGAGTAG
- the tsaB gene encoding tRNA (adenosine(37)-N6)-threonylcarbamoyltransferase complex dimerization subunit type 1 TsaB — MLLLAMDTSTPAVTVALRDGERVLAQATTVDPRRHTELLMPLVTSVLADAGAGRSDLTDIAVGVGPGPFTGLRVGLAAARTMGAVLGLPVHGVCGLDVVAYGAVAARAPGGAFVVATDARRREVYWAAYDSSGCRTAGPQVGSAATVAAEVGAVLPAAGAGARLYPDAFERALEPEYPAAADLAAVVVEKAAEILPPDPLYLRRPDATPPAARKSVLT; from the coding sequence GTGCTGTTGCTGGCCATGGACACGTCGACTCCCGCGGTGACCGTCGCGCTGCGCGACGGCGAGCGGGTGCTGGCGCAGGCGACCACGGTCGACCCGCGCCGGCACACCGAACTGCTGATGCCTCTGGTCACGTCGGTGCTCGCCGACGCCGGCGCCGGCCGGAGCGACCTCACCGACATCGCCGTCGGAGTCGGGCCCGGCCCGTTCACCGGGCTGCGGGTCGGCCTGGCGGCCGCCCGCACCATGGGCGCCGTGCTCGGCCTGCCGGTGCACGGGGTCTGTGGCCTCGACGTCGTCGCGTACGGCGCCGTCGCCGCCCGAGCGCCGGGCGGTGCGTTCGTCGTCGCCACCGACGCGCGCCGCCGCGAGGTGTACTGGGCCGCCTATGACTCGTCCGGTTGCCGCACCGCCGGGCCGCAGGTTGGGTCTGCCGCCACCGTGGCCGCCGAAGTGGGCGCCGTGCTGCCCGCGGCCGGTGCCGGCGCGCGGCTGTACCCGGACGCGTTCGAGCGGGCGTTGGAGCCGGAGTACCCCGCCGCGGCCGACCTCGCCGCCGTCGTCGTCGAGAAGGCCGCTGAGATCCTGCCGCCCGACCCGCTGTACCTGCGCCGGCCGGACGCCACCCCACCGGCGGCTCGCAAGAGCGTGCTCACCTAG
- a CDS encoding bifunctional ADP-dependent NAD(P)H-hydrate dehydratase/NAD(P)H-hydrate epimerase gives MRAVHTVEEIRAAEDALLATLPAGELMQRAVAGLVAACARMLGGPYGARVAVLAGGGNNGGDALWAGARLARRGAQVHAVLLRPDRVHAEGLEAFRSAGGRVVDATDGDGVRAALAGADLVLDGILGIGGRGGLDPLAADLASRAREEAGLVVAVDLPSGVDPDTGETPGAHVVADVTVTFGTGKTALVVDPAAAAAGAVHAVDIGLTPYLPEARATVLEDVDVAALLPDPGRASDKYSRGVVGVLAGSDRYPGAALLAVGGALRGGAGMVRYAGPDAVATAVRARWPETIAGPSVAETGRVQAWTVGSGLGEGRGEEVAAALDSGLPVLVDADGLRWLPDRFAGPALLTPHAGELARLLGVDRAVVEARRLHHAREAAHRWNATVLLKGATTLVVAPDGRVRANPTGTAALAAAGTGDVLAGLAGSLLAAGSDPLDAGSTAAYVHGLAGRRAAEVSGYPSAGDVLEQLPAVLRDLRR, from the coding sequence GTGAGGGCCGTCCACACCGTCGAGGAGATCCGTGCCGCCGAGGACGCCCTGCTGGCCACGCTGCCCGCGGGCGAGTTGATGCAGCGTGCCGTCGCCGGCCTGGTCGCTGCCTGCGCGCGGATGCTCGGCGGGCCGTACGGCGCTCGCGTCGCCGTGCTCGCCGGTGGCGGCAACAACGGCGGCGACGCGCTGTGGGCCGGTGCGCGGCTGGCCCGTCGCGGCGCTCAGGTGCACGCGGTCCTGCTGCGGCCCGATCGCGTCCATGCCGAGGGCCTCGAGGCGTTCCGGTCCGCCGGCGGCCGGGTGGTCGACGCCACCGACGGTGACGGCGTCCGGGCCGCGCTGGCCGGCGCCGACCTGGTGCTCGACGGCATCCTCGGCATCGGCGGACGGGGCGGGCTGGACCCGCTGGCCGCCGACCTCGCCTCCAGGGCCCGGGAGGAGGCCGGGCTGGTCGTCGCGGTCGACCTTCCCAGCGGCGTCGACCCGGACACCGGCGAGACACCCGGCGCCCATGTGGTCGCCGACGTCACCGTGACCTTCGGCACCGGGAAGACGGCGCTGGTGGTCGACCCGGCGGCGGCCGCTGCCGGTGCGGTGCACGCCGTGGACATCGGGCTGACGCCATACCTGCCGGAGGCGCGGGCGACCGTGCTCGAGGACGTGGACGTCGCGGCGCTGCTGCCCGACCCCGGCAGAGCGTCGGACAAGTACTCGCGCGGCGTCGTCGGCGTGCTGGCCGGTTCCGATCGGTACCCGGGTGCGGCGCTGCTGGCCGTCGGCGGCGCGCTGCGTGGTGGTGCCGGCATGGTCCGCTACGCCGGGCCGGACGCCGTCGCCACCGCCGTGCGGGCGCGCTGGCCGGAGACCATCGCCGGCCCTTCGGTCGCCGAGACCGGCCGGGTGCAGGCATGGACGGTCGGTTCCGGGCTGGGGGAGGGGCGCGGCGAGGAGGTCGCCGCTGCCCTCGACTCCGGACTGCCGGTGCTGGTGGACGCCGACGGGTTGCGGTGGTTGCCGGACCGCTTCGCCGGCCCGGCGCTGCTGACCCCGCATGCCGGAGAGCTGGCCCGCCTGCTCGGGGTCGACCGCGCCGTCGTGGAGGCCCGCCGGCTCCACCACGCCCGCGAGGCGGCGCACCGCTGGAACGCCACCGTCCTGCTCAAGGGCGCGACGACGCTCGTGGTGGCGCCGGACGGGCGGGTGCGCGCCAACCCCACGGGCACTGCCGCGCTGGCGGCCGCCGGCACCGGTGACGTGCTGGCGGGGCTGGCCGGATCGTTACTGGCCGCCGGGTCGGACCCACTCGACGCCGGCAGCACCGCCGCTTACGTGCACGGCCTGGCCGGCCGGCGCGCCGCCGAGGTCAGCGGGTACCCGAGCGCCGGCGACGTCCTGGAGCAGCTGCCCGCGGTACTCCGGGACCTGCGTCGTTGA
- the tsaE gene encoding tRNA (adenosine(37)-N6)-threonylcarbamoyltransferase complex ATPase subunit type 1 TsaE gives MHLDVPDADTMTALGERLAAVLRAGDLVLLGGDLGAGKTTLAQGVGAGLGVRGPVTSPTFVIARVHPSLVDGPPLVHVDAYRLGGWDELEDIDLEATLDEAVTLVEWGEGVAEGLAGDRLEIHIDRSHAADEGEVRHVRVTAVGDRWDEQELTVAVAA, from the coding sequence ATCCACCTCGACGTACCCGACGCGGACACCATGACGGCGTTGGGCGAGCGGCTGGCCGCTGTGCTGCGCGCCGGTGATCTCGTGCTGCTCGGCGGTGATCTCGGCGCCGGAAAGACGACGCTGGCCCAGGGGGTCGGCGCCGGGTTGGGGGTTCGCGGCCCGGTCACGTCGCCGACGTTCGTCATCGCCCGGGTGCACCCGTCGCTGGTCGACGGGCCGCCGTTGGTGCACGTCGACGCCTACCGGCTGGGTGGCTGGGACGAGCTGGAGGACATCGACCTCGAGGCCACCCTCGACGAGGCCGTCACGCTGGTCGAGTGGGGCGAAGGCGTGGCCGAAGGTCTGGCCGGTGACCGCCTGGAGATCCACATCGATCGCTCACACGCCGCCGACGAGGGCGAGGTGCGGCACGTGCGGGTGACCGCCGTCGGCGACCGGTGGGACGAGCAGGAGCTCACCGTGGCGGTGGCGGCATGA
- the tsaD gene encoding tRNA (adenosine(37)-N6)-threonylcarbamoyltransferase complex transferase subunit TsaD, with amino-acid sequence MTDQPLILGIETSCDETGVGLVRGTTLLANAVASSVDEHVRFGGVVPEVASRAHLEAIVPTLNRALNDAGAKLTDVDAVAVTAGPGLAGALMVGVSAAKALAVALDKPLYGVNHLVGHVAAEQLENGPLTEPVVALLVSGGHTEILQVDDIATAAQLLGQTLDDAAGEAFDKVARLIGLPYPGGPSIQKAALDGDPVAIRFPRGLTSQRDLDRHRYDFSFSGLKTAVARWVESAERAGDAVPVADVAAGFQEAVADVLTRKAVLACQERGIATLVLAGGVAANARLRELTQQRCAAAGIELRQPRFSLCTDNGAMIAALGAAVVERGLPPSSLDFASDSSLPVTEVLVS; translated from the coding sequence GTGACCGACCAGCCCCTGATCCTCGGCATCGAGACGTCCTGCGACGAGACCGGTGTCGGCCTCGTGCGCGGCACCACACTGCTGGCCAACGCCGTCGCCAGTTCCGTCGACGAGCACGTCCGCTTCGGCGGCGTCGTGCCCGAGGTGGCGAGCCGGGCACACCTCGAGGCCATCGTGCCCACGCTGAACCGGGCACTGAACGATGCCGGCGCGAAGCTCACCGACGTCGACGCCGTCGCCGTCACCGCCGGGCCGGGGCTGGCCGGCGCCCTGATGGTCGGGGTGTCGGCGGCGAAGGCGCTCGCGGTGGCCCTGGACAAGCCGCTGTACGGGGTGAACCACCTGGTCGGGCACGTCGCCGCCGAGCAGTTGGAGAACGGCCCGTTGACCGAGCCCGTGGTGGCGCTGCTGGTGTCCGGCGGGCACACCGAGATCCTGCAGGTGGACGACATCGCGACGGCCGCGCAGCTGCTCGGGCAGACCCTCGACGACGCGGCCGGCGAGGCGTTCGACAAGGTGGCCCGGCTCATCGGACTGCCGTACCCGGGCGGTCCGAGCATCCAGAAGGCGGCCCTCGACGGTGACCCGGTGGCGATCCGGTTCCCACGCGGCCTTACCAGCCAGCGTGACCTGGACCGGCACCGCTACGACTTCTCCTTCTCCGGGCTCAAGACCGCTGTCGCGCGGTGGGTCGAGTCGGCCGAGCGGGCCGGGGACGCGGTTCCCGTCGCCGATGTCGCGGCCGGTTTCCAGGAGGCCGTCGCCGACGTGCTGACCCGCAAGGCCGTGCTCGCCTGTCAGGAACGCGGCATCGCCACGCTGGTGCTCGCCGGCGGCGTGGCCGCGAACGCCCGACTGCGCGAGTTGACCCAGCAACGGTGCGCCGCGGCCGGCATCGAGCTGCGGCAGCCGCGGTTCTCGTTGTGCACCGACAACGGCGCCATGATCGCGGCTCTGGGCGCTGCCGTCGTCGAGCGCGGGCTGCCGCCGTCGTCGCTGGACTTCGCCTCCGACTCGTCGCTTCCGGTCACCGAGGTCCTGGTGTCGTGA
- a CDS encoding PIN domain-containing protein: MTDDLTAALAGRSRIFVDTNVLVYIYDADEPHKQRTATKVLAEMGGERAVLSAQVLNEFYVTVTRKLRKPLDEPRAREAVDVLSQLDIVPIDAGLVTAGVARSQQSQLSLWDSLVVEAARRAGCTAVLTEGLNAGAVFGGVRVINPFA, from the coding sequence ATGACCGATGACCTGACGGCGGCGCTCGCGGGCCGCAGCCGCATCTTCGTCGACACCAATGTCCTCGTGTACATCTACGACGCTGACGAGCCACACAAGCAGCGGACGGCCACGAAGGTTTTGGCCGAGATGGGCGGCGAGCGCGCCGTACTGAGCGCCCAGGTCCTGAACGAGTTCTACGTCACGGTGACCCGCAAGCTGAGGAAGCCGCTCGACGAGCCTCGCGCCCGGGAGGCGGTCGACGTCCTCAGCCAACTCGACATCGTGCCGATCGACGCCGGTCTCGTGACGGCCGGGGTCGCCCGGTCGCAGCAGTCACAGCTCTCGCTGTGGGACTCGCTCGTCGTGGAGGCGGCGAGGCGGGCCGGCTGTACGGCCGTGCTGACGGAGGGTCTGAACGCGGGCGCAGTGTTCGGTGGTGTGCGCGTGATCAATCCGTTCGCCTGA